A stretch of the Argentina anserina chromosome 6, drPotAnse1.1, whole genome shotgun sequence genome encodes the following:
- the LOC126800393 gene encoding LOW QUALITY PROTEIN: probable folate-biopterin transporter 3 (The sequence of the model RefSeq protein was modified relative to this genomic sequence to represent the inferred CDS: deleted 2 bases in 1 codon) produces the protein MEMDADSQEREALHHEGQNKKEKFSVGSLWDLLWSPINWVKMLSSELHWSFVVSVIIVYGISQGLSMGLSRVSIQYYLKDEQKVQPSEAQVYLGIIQIPWLWGLFTDALPILGYRRKPYFVFAGVIGVVSMLVLSLDKKLDLTLSLLSLMVGSAGVTIADVTIDACVTENSISHPSLAGDMQSLCGLNSSIGALVGFSISGFFVHLLGPKGVFGLLSIPPALVNFVGMMLRESHFHNFSHRRVSEMFADSGKVMWTTLKCSRVWRRCLYMYLSLALSLSVREGMFYWYTDVKGGPSFSKEVVGSIYSVGALGSLLGVLLYQNILRNCPFRDVLFWAQLLYGLSGLLDLVFVLRINLKFGLPDYLFVVIDEAVTHMIGRLKWMPLLVLSLKLCPAGIEGTFFALLMSIDHVGILTSTWVGGLLLHILNITRTQFDNLWIAILIRSILRILPIALLFLIPRADPNSSILPSEMLRTKKGDDLESENLEMASLVNAT, from the exons ATGGAAATGGATGCAGACTCTCAGGAAAGAGAAGCACTCCACCATGAAGGCCAGAACAAAAAGGAGAAA TTCAGTGTAGGGTCTCTCTGGGATTTGCTATGGAGTCCTATAAATTGGGTCAAAATGCTCAGTAGTGAGTTGCATTGGAGCTTTGTGGTCAGCGTGATTATTGTGTATGGAATCAGTCAGGGTCTCAGTATGGGATTGAGTAGAGTTAGCATACAGTATTACTTGAAAGATGAGCAGAAAGTGCAGCCCTCTGAGGCCCAAGTTTATTTGGGGATCATTCAAATTCCATGGCTTTGGGGTCTTTTCACTGATGCTCTTCCTATTCTTGGGTACCGCAGAAAGCCTTACTTTGTTTTTGCT GGTGTAATTGGGGTTGTGTCCATGCTTGTGCTATCACTGGACAAGAAATTAGATCTCACATTGTCCCTGTTGTCCCTCATGGTGGGGAGTGCTGGAGTAACAATAGCAGATGTGACAATTGATGCTTGTGTTACAGAAAACAGTATTAGTCACCCATCCCTTGCTGGCGATATGCAAAGCTTATGTGGATTGAACTCTTCAATTGGGGCACTGGTGGGATTCTCAATTAGTGGATTTTTTGTTCACCTTCTAGGGCCTAAG GGTGTGTTTGGGTTGCTCAGCATTCCTCCGGCTCTAGTCAATTTTGTAGGGATGATGCTTAGAGAATCCCATTTCCACAACTTTTCTCATAGACGG GTCAGTGAAATGTTTGCGGATTCTGGAAAGGTTATGTGGACGACTCTAAAATGCAGCCGTGTATGGAGGCGTTGTTTGTACATGTATCTGTCACTTGCTTTGAGCTTGAGTGTCCGTGAAGGAATGTTTTACTGGTACACAGATGTAAAGGGAGGGCCATCTTTCTCAAAG GAGGTTGTTGGGTCTATATACTCTGTTGGTGCTCTTGGCTCCCTTCTAGGGGTCCTCCTCTACCAAAACATTCTGAGAAATTGCCCTTTCCGTGATGTGCTATTCTGGGCTCAGTTACTCTATGGTCTATCAGGATTGTTAGACTTGGTGTTTGTGTTGCgcataaatttgaaatttggttTACCAGACTATCTTTTTGTTGTGATTGATGAGGCAGTTACTCATATGATTGGGCGTCTTAAGTGGATGCCTCTCCTTGTACTTAGTTTGAAACTCTGCCCTGCTGGTATAGAAGGCACTTTCTTTGCTCTGCTCATGTCCATTGATCATGTTGGCATTCTTACATCTACTTGGGTTGGAGGCCTCTTACTCCACATCTTGAATATCACACGGACACAGTTTGATAATCTTTGGATTGCCATTTTGATACGGAGCATATTGAGAATTTTACCAATTGCACTACTTTTCTTAATACCTCGAGCTGATCCAAATTCCTCCATTCTTCCATCTGAGATGTTGAGGACCAAAAAAGGTGATGATCTTGAGTCTGAAAATCTTGAAATGGCCTCCCTTGTCAATGCTACCTGA
- the LOC126800395 gene encoding aspartyl protease family protein At5g10770, translating to MADAKPLLQFLLFLFLVCLDAHGNGVQGFREKNKVLDLQEFRSQQHGGTGTTRTSACISQKPRREKGATILEIKHRDYCSAGKVADWNKKQQKRLMMDDLHVRFLQSQFRNRISGITTKYVSEAQIPLTSGVRLETLNYIVTVELGGRNMTVIVDTGSDLTWVQCQPCKLCYNQQEPLFNPSQSKSYRSVLCNSTDCQALQFATGNSGVCGSNPQTCNYVVNYGDGSYTRGELARDHLNLGTTPVENFVFGCGRNNKGLFGGASGLMGLGRSDGLSVVTQTSSLFGGVFSYCLPSTEAAASGSLIMGGDSSIYKNSTPISYTRMIANPQLSTFYFLNLTGISIGGVALHVPNFASGGILIDSGTVISRLPPSVYKAVKEEFLKQFSGYPPAPEFSILDTCFNLSSYQEVNIPTMKMHFEGDAELTVDVNGIFYLVKTDASQICLALASLSYEDEVAIIGNYQQRNQRVVYNTKDSKLGFAEESCSFM from the exons ATGGCCGATGCCAAACCTCTTCTGCAGTTCCTTCTGTTTCTGTTTCTTGTTTGCCTCGATGCCCATGGAAATGgggttcagggttttagagaaAAGAACAAGGTGCTCGACCTGCAAGAGTTTCGTTCGCAGCAGCATGGTGGAACTGGAACGACCAGAACTAGTGCTTGCATCTCCCAGAAACCAA GAAGGGAAAAAGGTGCAACTATACTGGAAATAAAACACAGAGATTATTGCTCAGCTGGAAAGGTTGCAGACTGGAACAAAAAGCAACAGAAACGTTTAATGATGGATGATCTACATGTTCGGTTTCTGCAATCCCAATTCCGAAATAGGATTTCTGGCATTACTaccaaatatgtatcagaagcTCAAATTCCATTAACTTCTGGCGTAAGGCTAGAAACACTTAACTACATTGTAACTGTGGAATTGGGTGGTAGAAATATGACAGTGATTGTAGACACAGGCAGTGACTTGACTTGGGTTCAATGCCAACCTTGTAAATTGTGTTACAATCAACAAGAACCTCTCTTTAACCCATCTCAGTCTAAATCATACCGATCAGTTTTGTGCAACTCAACAGATTGTCAAGCTCTCCAGTTTGCAACTGGGAATTCAGGAGTTTGTGGGAGCAATCCTCAGACCTGTAACTATGTTGTGAACTATGGTGATGGCTCCTACACTCGGGGTGAGCTTGCTCGAGACCATCTCAATCTTGGAACTACACCTGTGGAAAATTTTGTGTTTGGTTGTGGCAGAAACAATAAAGGTCTGTTTGGGGGAGCTTCCGGTTTGATGGGTTTGGGAAGGAGTGATGGTCTCTCAGTGGTTACTCAAACATCTAGCTTATTTGGTGGAGTTTTCTCTTACTGCCTACCTTCAACAGAAGCTGCAGCTTCTGGTTCATTAATTATGGGTGGGGATTCTTCAATCTACAAGAATTCAACTCCTATTTCTTACACTAGAATGATTGCAAATCCACAGCTATCCACCTTCTATTTCCTTAACCTCACTGGTATAAGTATTGGGGGAGTGGCATTACATGTTCctaattttgcaagtggtggGATTCTGATCGATTCTGGGACTGTTATTTCAAGACTGCCTCCTTCAGTTTACAAGGCTGTTAAGGAAGAGTTTCTAAAGCAGTTTTCCGGATACCCTCCAGCACCGGAGTTTTCAATTTTGGACACTTGTTTCAACCTTAGTTCATATCAAGAAGTTAACATTCCTACAATGAAAATGCACTTTGAGGGAGATGCAGAGCTGACTGTTGATGTAAACGGAATTTTCTATCTGGTGAAGACCGATGCATCACAGATCTGTTTGGCACTTGCAAGTCTTTCCTATGAAGATGAGGTGGCTATTATTGGGAATTATCAGCAGAGAAACCAAAGGGTTGTATACAATACTAAAGACTCTAAGCTGGGATTCGCAGAAGAATCATGCAGCTTCATGTAG
- the LOC126800392 gene encoding uncharacterized protein LOC126800392, translating to MTTRKVTVKLDVDDAPAHKRPTLGSSSPLRGGDTLAAAALGYDPLEEPSPLGLQLRKSPSLLDLIQMRLTQQKAVKLGKKSHKGAAAAGSGATDKLKAMNFPASLLKIGAWEYKSKHEGDLVAKCYFAKHKLVWEVLDGSLKNKMEIQWSDVVAIKAHYPDDGPATLDVVLARPPLFFRETNPQPRKHTLWQATTDFTDGQASINRRHFLQCPHGLLFGKHFEKLIQCDPRLNFLSQQPEIVLESPFFEARVSGTSDTDEYRHQFNSKHEDRSIFGLQGSSSPSGTHSSSSKNEDFAGKAPESYSREVSSTISVLDTHAIAEKGNFGAGISKMPGNFDQIKVPGLRSSMSVSDFVSHIGHCITEKMAGTPMAGKDQPSSDILEDITQYLFNDSQFTLPSDEQFLMSRVNSLCCLLQKDPSTVQNLHARSDGGRMAETNSPSASNYQSKIAEGFVTPKIESTDVADNEQPGIPRRDSFGEFLLNMPRIASLPQFLYNLS from the exons ATGACTACGAGGAAGGTGACGGTGAAGCTCGACGTCGACGACGCTCCGGCTCACAAACGGCCCACACTCGGGTCGTCGTCTCCGCTG CGAGGAGGTGACACGTTGGCGGCCGCGGCGTTGGGGTATGATCCGCTGGAGGAGCCGAGCCCGCTGGGTTTGCAGCTGAGGAAGAGTCCGTCGCTGTTGGATTTGATACAGATGAGGCTGACTCAGCAGAAGGCTGTGAAATTAGGCAAGAAGAGTCACAAGGGAGCTGCCGCTGCTGGTTCTGGTGCAACTGATAAGCTCAAGGCCATGAACTTCCCGGCTTCGCTGTTGAAAATTGGAGCATGGGAG TATAAGTCGAAGCACGAAGGGGATTTAGTGGCGAAATGTTATTTTGCAAAGCATAAGCTGGTGTGGGAGGTTCTTGATGGGAGTCTGAAGAACAAGATGGAAATTCAGTGGTCAGATGTTGTGGCTATCAAGGCTCACTATCCGGATGATGGACCGGCCACTTTGGATGTTGTG CTTGCTAGACCGCCTCTATTCTTTAGGGAGACTAATCCGCAACCTAGGAAACATACCTTGTGGCAGGCGACAACAGATTTTACTGATGGACAAGCCAGCATAAACAG GCGACACTTCCTGCAGTGTCCGCACGGCTTGCTTTTTGGCAAGcattttgaaaaacttattCAATGTGATCCTCGTCTCAACTTTTTGAGCCAACAGCCAGAAATTGTCTTAGAATCTCCTTTCTTTGAAGCCAGAGTTTCAGGAACAAGCGACACTGATGAATATAGACATCAATTTAATTCCAAGCATGAAGATAGATCCATATTTGGGTTGCAGGGGTCTTCATCACCTTCTGGAACTCATTCATCCTCATCTAAAAATGAAGACTTTGCTGGTAAAGCTCCTGAAAGTTATTCCAGGGAGGTTTCTTCAACTATCTCAG TATTGGACACACATGCAATTGCagagaagggtaattttggaGCTGGAATTTCAAAGATGCCAGGCAATTTTGATCAAATCAAAGTTCCAGGACTTCGCTCATCAATGTCAGTGAGCGACTTCGTTAGCCACATTGGACATTGCATCACTGAAAAGATGGCTGGTACTCCCATGGCCGGCAAGGATCAACCTAGCAGTGACATTCTAGAGGACATTACACAATACTTGTTTAATGACTCGCAATTCACCTTACCATCTGATGAGCAGTTCCTTATGTCAAGGGTCAACTCCCTTTGTTGCCTTCTGCAGAAGGATCCTTCTACTGTACAAAACTTGCATGCCAGGAGTGATGGTGGGAGGATGGCCGAAACTAACTCTCCTTCCGCATCAAACTATCAGAGCAAGATTGCAGAAGGATTTGTTACACCCAAGATTGAGAGCACCGATGTAGCGGACAATGAACAACCAGGAATCCCGAGAAGGGATTCATTTGGGGAGTTTCTTCTTAATATGCCTAGGATAGCTTCtcttcctcaatttctttataatcTCTCATAA